The Malus domestica chromosome 10, GDT2T_hap1 genome contains a region encoding:
- the LOC103444917 gene encoding uncharacterized protein isoform X4: MSLIGRVHPECVNVANPYHECTENCLRKIAEGKGRKLTKKKSGSLLDIPILGRKKERSRPNTSQELDRSVIYHLDAPSSPSKEKVKLENGSVLDDPIFGRRKQGSQPKPSEELDNVTGRGSALDDPIFGRRRPGSRPKSPEELDNVPDEIKEKVKIGNGEHKSYSPQAAEVKDATFNKEQVPSSLLVPPSGILTMPENPKHPRENGATYIASEPPGYGEDKENIHSPGVDSNHTVNNVEGATGSAYDSGLSFSGTLHAFEDSDDEDTRSVNSESSVSVGKYRVKGSFSSILQSIMEKYGDIASSCQLESVVMRSYYLECVCYIVQELKRTSVKQLTKPKVKEMLSMLKDVESSGMDVGWLRFLINECAEAIELITQHRAFKAAKANCDRDIESARKELESQMEVLALKEKEVADAKKQVAETRAHLRELELKSSVLTESISNMKSKVENLPSKPLLDKVL, from the exons ATGTCTCTGATTGGAAGAGTACACCCCGAATGTGTAAACGTAGCCAATCCCTACCATGAATGCACTGAAAATTGCTTGAGAAAGATTGCTGAAGGGAAGGGCCggaagttgacgaaaaagaaATCAG GTTCACTGCTTGATATTCCTATATTGGGCAGAAAAAAGGAGAGATCCCGACCAAACACCTCTCAGGAGCTTGACCGAAGTGTGATTTATCATTTAGATGCTCCATCTTCTCCGTCTAAGGAAAAGGTGAAATTAGAGAACG GCTCTGTCCTTGATGATCCTATATTTGGCAGAAGAAAGCAGGGATCTCAGCCAAAGCCCTCTGAAGAGCTTGACAATGTAACTGGTCGAG GCTCCGCACTTGATGATCCTATATTTGGCAGACGAAGGCCTGGTTCCAGACCAAAGAGCCCTGAAGAGCTTGACAATGTACCTGATGAAATTAAGGAAAAGGTTAAAATAGGGAATGGTGAGCATAAATCTTATTCTCCACAGGCTGCTGAAGTAAAAGATGCTACCTTCAACAAGGAGCAAGTTCCGTCCTCTCTGTTAGTGCCACCATCGGGAATTCTCACAATg CCTGAAAATCCCAAACACCCTCGAGAGAACGGTGCTACTTACATCGCTAGTGAACCACCAGGTTATGGGGAAGACAAAGAAAATATTCATTCCCCAGGAGTTGATTCAAATCATACTGTCAACAATGTAGAAGGCGCTACCGGATCAGCTTACGACTCAGGCCTTAGTTTCTCGGGTACTCTCCATGCTTTTGAAGATAGTGATGATGAAGATACACGATCGGTTAATTCTGAGTCCAGTGTCTCTGTGGGAAAATACCGTGTGAAAGGAAGTTTCTCTTCCATTCTCCAGTCAATCATGGAAAAATATGGTGACATAGCCTCAAGCTGTCAATTGGAATCAGTTGTCATGCGCTCTTACTATCTCGAGTGCGTATGTTATATAGTCCAAGAGTTGAAGCGAACTTCGGTTAAGCAGCTGACAAAGCCTAAAGTCAAAGAAATGTTATCTATGCTTAAGGATGTAGAATCTTCGGGAATGGATGTTGGTTGGCTCCGGTTTCTGATCAACGAGTGTGCAGAAGCCATTGAACTCATCACTCAGCATCGAGCATTCAAAGCAGCAAAGGCAAACTGCGACCGTGATATAGAATCAGCAAGGAAAGAACTTGAATCGCAAATGGAGGTTCTGGCGCTGAAAGAAAAGGAGGTTGCCGATGCCAAGAAGCAAGTCGCTGAAACGAGAGCCCACCTGAGGGAGCTCGAGCTTAAATCTTCTGTCTTGACCGAGAGTATTAGTAACATGAAGTCCAAGGTCGAAAATCTTCCAAGCAAACCTTTGTTGGACAAAGTCTTGTGA
- the LOC103444917 gene encoding uncharacterized protein isoform X2 codes for MSLIGRVHPECVNVANPYHECTENCLRKIAEGKGRKLTKKKSDFGSSFKDVEYKKKGAEDKRASNPYHDPEFYRQRAAAAEPRGDKKESGSLLDIPILGRKKERSRPNTSQELDRSVIYHLDAPSSPSKEKVKLENGSVLDDPIFGRRKQGSQPKPSEELDNVTGRGSALDDPIFGRRRPGSRPKSPEELDNVPDEIKEKVKIGNGEHKSYSPQAAEVKDATFNKEQVPSSLLVPPSGILTMPENPKHPRENGATYIASEPPGYGEDKENIHSPGVDSNHTVNNVEGATGSAYDSGLSFSGTLHAFEDSDDEDTRSVNSESSVSVGKYRVKGSFSSILQSIMEKYGDIASSCQLESVVMRSYYLECVCYIVQELKRTSVKQLTKPKVKEMLSMLKDVESSGMDVGWLRFLINECAEAIELITQHRAFKAAKANCDRDIESARKELESQMEVLALKEKEVADAKKQVAETRAHLRELELKSSVLTESISNMKSKVENLPSKPLLDKVL; via the exons ATGTCTCTGATTGGAAGAGTACACCCCGAATGTGTAAACGTAGCCAATCCCTACCATGAATGCACTGAAAATTGCTTGAGAAAGATTGCTGAAGGGAAGGGCCggaagttgacgaaaaagaaATCAG ATTTTGGCAGCAGCTTTAAAGATGTTGAGTACAAAAAAAAGGGGGCTGAGGACAAAAGAGCATCTAATCCTTACCATGACCCTGAATTCTACCGCCAAAGAGCCGCTGCTGCCGAACCTCGTGGGGACAAAAAAGAATCAG GTTCACTGCTTGATATTCCTATATTGGGCAGAAAAAAGGAGAGATCCCGACCAAACACCTCTCAGGAGCTTGACCGAAGTGTGATTTATCATTTAGATGCTCCATCTTCTCCGTCTAAGGAAAAGGTGAAATTAGAGAACG GCTCTGTCCTTGATGATCCTATATTTGGCAGAAGAAAGCAGGGATCTCAGCCAAAGCCCTCTGAAGAGCTTGACAATGTAACTGGTCGAG GCTCCGCACTTGATGATCCTATATTTGGCAGACGAAGGCCTGGTTCCAGACCAAAGAGCCCTGAAGAGCTTGACAATGTACCTGATGAAATTAAGGAAAAGGTTAAAATAGGGAATGGTGAGCATAAATCTTATTCTCCACAGGCTGCTGAAGTAAAAGATGCTACCTTCAACAAGGAGCAAGTTCCGTCCTCTCTGTTAGTGCCACCATCGGGAATTCTCACAATg CCTGAAAATCCCAAACACCCTCGAGAGAACGGTGCTACTTACATCGCTAGTGAACCACCAGGTTATGGGGAAGACAAAGAAAATATTCATTCCCCAGGAGTTGATTCAAATCATACTGTCAACAATGTAGAAGGCGCTACCGGATCAGCTTACGACTCAGGCCTTAGTTTCTCGGGTACTCTCCATGCTTTTGAAGATAGTGATGATGAAGATACACGATCGGTTAATTCTGAGTCCAGTGTCTCTGTGGGAAAATACCGTGTGAAAGGAAGTTTCTCTTCCATTCTCCAGTCAATCATGGAAAAATATGGTGACATAGCCTCAAGCTGTCAATTGGAATCAGTTGTCATGCGCTCTTACTATCTCGAGTGCGTATGTTATATAGTCCAAGAGTTGAAGCGAACTTCGGTTAAGCAGCTGACAAAGCCTAAAGTCAAAGAAATGTTATCTATGCTTAAGGATGTAGAATCTTCGGGAATGGATGTTGGTTGGCTCCGGTTTCTGATCAACGAGTGTGCAGAAGCCATTGAACTCATCACTCAGCATCGAGCATTCAAAGCAGCAAAGGCAAACTGCGACCGTGATATAGAATCAGCAAGGAAAGAACTTGAATCGCAAATGGAGGTTCTGGCGCTGAAAGAAAAGGAGGTTGCCGATGCCAAGAAGCAAGTCGCTGAAACGAGAGCCCACCTGAGGGAGCTCGAGCTTAAATCTTCTGTCTTGACCGAGAGTATTAGTAACATGAAGTCCAAGGTCGAAAATCTTCCAAGCAAACCTTTGTTGGACAAAGTCTTGTGA
- the LOC103444917 gene encoding uncharacterized protein isoform X1 encodes MSLIGRVHPECVNVANPYHECTENCLRKIAEGKGRKLTKKKSDFGSSFKDVEYKKKGAEDKRASNPYHDPEFYRQRAAAAEPRGDKKESGSLLDIPILGRKKERSRPNTSQELDRSVIYHLDAPSSPSKEKVKLENGSVLDDPIFGRRKQGSQPKPSEELDNVTGRGLIYPSDSPSKEIVQVENGSALDDPIFGRRRPGSRPKSPEELDNVPDEIKEKVKIGNGEHKSYSPQAAEVKDATFNKEQVPSSLLVPPSGILTMPENPKHPRENGATYIASEPPGYGEDKENIHSPGVDSNHTVNNVEGATGSAYDSGLSFSGTLHAFEDSDDEDTRSVNSESSVSVGKYRVKGSFSSILQSIMEKYGDIASSCQLESVVMRSYYLECVCYIVQELKRTSVKQLTKPKVKEMLSMLKDVESSGMDVGWLRFLINECAEAIELITQHRAFKAAKANCDRDIESARKELESQMEVLALKEKEVADAKKQVAETRAHLRELELKSSVLTESISNMKSKVENLPSKPLLDKVL; translated from the exons ATGTCTCTGATTGGAAGAGTACACCCCGAATGTGTAAACGTAGCCAATCCCTACCATGAATGCACTGAAAATTGCTTGAGAAAGATTGCTGAAGGGAAGGGCCggaagttgacgaaaaagaaATCAG ATTTTGGCAGCAGCTTTAAAGATGTTGAGTACAAAAAAAAGGGGGCTGAGGACAAAAGAGCATCTAATCCTTACCATGACCCTGAATTCTACCGCCAAAGAGCCGCTGCTGCCGAACCTCGTGGGGACAAAAAAGAATCAG GTTCACTGCTTGATATTCCTATATTGGGCAGAAAAAAGGAGAGATCCCGACCAAACACCTCTCAGGAGCTTGACCGAAGTGTGATTTATCATTTAGATGCTCCATCTTCTCCGTCTAAGGAAAAGGTGAAATTAGAGAACG GCTCTGTCCTTGATGATCCTATATTTGGCAGAAGAAAGCAGGGATCTCAGCCAAAGCCCTCTGAAGAGCTTGACAATGTAACTGGTCGAGGTTTAATTTATCCCTCTGATTCTCCATCTAAAGAAATAGTGCAAGTAGAGAATG GCTCCGCACTTGATGATCCTATATTTGGCAGACGAAGGCCTGGTTCCAGACCAAAGAGCCCTGAAGAGCTTGACAATGTACCTGATGAAATTAAGGAAAAGGTTAAAATAGGGAATGGTGAGCATAAATCTTATTCTCCACAGGCTGCTGAAGTAAAAGATGCTACCTTCAACAAGGAGCAAGTTCCGTCCTCTCTGTTAGTGCCACCATCGGGAATTCTCACAATg CCTGAAAATCCCAAACACCCTCGAGAGAACGGTGCTACTTACATCGCTAGTGAACCACCAGGTTATGGGGAAGACAAAGAAAATATTCATTCCCCAGGAGTTGATTCAAATCATACTGTCAACAATGTAGAAGGCGCTACCGGATCAGCTTACGACTCAGGCCTTAGTTTCTCGGGTACTCTCCATGCTTTTGAAGATAGTGATGATGAAGATACACGATCGGTTAATTCTGAGTCCAGTGTCTCTGTGGGAAAATACCGTGTGAAAGGAAGTTTCTCTTCCATTCTCCAGTCAATCATGGAAAAATATGGTGACATAGCCTCAAGCTGTCAATTGGAATCAGTTGTCATGCGCTCTTACTATCTCGAGTGCGTATGTTATATAGTCCAAGAGTTGAAGCGAACTTCGGTTAAGCAGCTGACAAAGCCTAAAGTCAAAGAAATGTTATCTATGCTTAAGGATGTAGAATCTTCGGGAATGGATGTTGGTTGGCTCCGGTTTCTGATCAACGAGTGTGCAGAAGCCATTGAACTCATCACTCAGCATCGAGCATTCAAAGCAGCAAAGGCAAACTGCGACCGTGATATAGAATCAGCAAGGAAAGAACTTGAATCGCAAATGGAGGTTCTGGCGCTGAAAGAAAAGGAGGTTGCCGATGCCAAGAAGCAAGTCGCTGAAACGAGAGCCCACCTGAGGGAGCTCGAGCTTAAATCTTCTGTCTTGACCGAGAGTATTAGTAACATGAAGTCCAAGGTCGAAAATCTTCCAAGCAAACCTTTGTTGGACAAAGTCTTGTGA
- the LOC103444917 gene encoding uncharacterized protein isoform X3, which translates to MSLIGRVHPECVNVANPYHECTENCLRKIAEGKGRKLTKKKSGSLLDIPILGRKKERSRPNTSQELDRSVIYHLDAPSSPSKEKVKLENGSVLDDPIFGRRKQGSQPKPSEELDNVTGRGLIYPSDSPSKEIVQVENGSALDDPIFGRRRPGSRPKSPEELDNVPDEIKEKVKIGNGEHKSYSPQAAEVKDATFNKEQVPSSLLVPPSGILTMPENPKHPRENGATYIASEPPGYGEDKENIHSPGVDSNHTVNNVEGATGSAYDSGLSFSGTLHAFEDSDDEDTRSVNSESSVSVGKYRVKGSFSSILQSIMEKYGDIASSCQLESVVMRSYYLECVCYIVQELKRTSVKQLTKPKVKEMLSMLKDVESSGMDVGWLRFLINECAEAIELITQHRAFKAAKANCDRDIESARKELESQMEVLALKEKEVADAKKQVAETRAHLRELELKSSVLTESISNMKSKVENLPSKPLLDKVL; encoded by the exons ATGTCTCTGATTGGAAGAGTACACCCCGAATGTGTAAACGTAGCCAATCCCTACCATGAATGCACTGAAAATTGCTTGAGAAAGATTGCTGAAGGGAAGGGCCggaagttgacgaaaaagaaATCAG GTTCACTGCTTGATATTCCTATATTGGGCAGAAAAAAGGAGAGATCCCGACCAAACACCTCTCAGGAGCTTGACCGAAGTGTGATTTATCATTTAGATGCTCCATCTTCTCCGTCTAAGGAAAAGGTGAAATTAGAGAACG GCTCTGTCCTTGATGATCCTATATTTGGCAGAAGAAAGCAGGGATCTCAGCCAAAGCCCTCTGAAGAGCTTGACAATGTAACTGGTCGAGGTTTAATTTATCCCTCTGATTCTCCATCTAAAGAAATAGTGCAAGTAGAGAATG GCTCCGCACTTGATGATCCTATATTTGGCAGACGAAGGCCTGGTTCCAGACCAAAGAGCCCTGAAGAGCTTGACAATGTACCTGATGAAATTAAGGAAAAGGTTAAAATAGGGAATGGTGAGCATAAATCTTATTCTCCACAGGCTGCTGAAGTAAAAGATGCTACCTTCAACAAGGAGCAAGTTCCGTCCTCTCTGTTAGTGCCACCATCGGGAATTCTCACAATg CCTGAAAATCCCAAACACCCTCGAGAGAACGGTGCTACTTACATCGCTAGTGAACCACCAGGTTATGGGGAAGACAAAGAAAATATTCATTCCCCAGGAGTTGATTCAAATCATACTGTCAACAATGTAGAAGGCGCTACCGGATCAGCTTACGACTCAGGCCTTAGTTTCTCGGGTACTCTCCATGCTTTTGAAGATAGTGATGATGAAGATACACGATCGGTTAATTCTGAGTCCAGTGTCTCTGTGGGAAAATACCGTGTGAAAGGAAGTTTCTCTTCCATTCTCCAGTCAATCATGGAAAAATATGGTGACATAGCCTCAAGCTGTCAATTGGAATCAGTTGTCATGCGCTCTTACTATCTCGAGTGCGTATGTTATATAGTCCAAGAGTTGAAGCGAACTTCGGTTAAGCAGCTGACAAAGCCTAAAGTCAAAGAAATGTTATCTATGCTTAAGGATGTAGAATCTTCGGGAATGGATGTTGGTTGGCTCCGGTTTCTGATCAACGAGTGTGCAGAAGCCATTGAACTCATCACTCAGCATCGAGCATTCAAAGCAGCAAAGGCAAACTGCGACCGTGATATAGAATCAGCAAGGAAAGAACTTGAATCGCAAATGGAGGTTCTGGCGCTGAAAGAAAAGGAGGTTGCCGATGCCAAGAAGCAAGTCGCTGAAACGAGAGCCCACCTGAGGGAGCTCGAGCTTAAATCTTCTGTCTTGACCGAGAGTATTAGTAACATGAAGTCCAAGGTCGAAAATCTTCCAAGCAAACCTTTGTTGGACAAAGTCTTGTGA